CCAAGTTCTGTTTACCAGAAAAGAAATTTAATCTATTTCCAGGAATGGGAGCGTATAGTTTTTTATTTAGAAAGTTAAATTTTAATATAGCATCAAAAGTATTATACGAAGGTAAAACTCATAATGCCTCTGAGATGAATGAGTTCGGTTTAGTGAACGAAGTATTTGATGAAAATATTGGCACTTCCAGACTTATCGCATACACAAAATCAATCAGCTATAATTTTATTTACAATCACTTTAAATGTATTAAGAGAGTCTTTCCCATACAAAAAGAAGAATTGTTAGATATCACTAATACTTGGGTAGATGCATGTTTAAATTTAGATAAAGCTAGCTTAAGACGCATGGAATTAATTATAAAAGCGCAGCATAGAAAACTTAAACACAAGGTATCTTAATTAAAATTTTTTATTTCGATATGACTTAGGAGTTATCGATAGCATTTTTTTAAATGCTGCAGAGAAATGGGTAGGATTTTTATATCCTACCAACTCTGCTATTTCGTATATGGGTTTTGTTGTGTTAGAAAGTAATTTTCTAGCTTCATTCATTCGCTGTTGAAGTGAAAATTCAAATATGGTAACACCGAAATTTTTCTTGAATTCTTTTTTTAATAAAAATTCATTCAAATAAATCTTTTTAGAGAGTTCGTGAACAGAAAATTGTGTATCTAAATTATTTATAATTAAATCTTTTGCAAGATGTATCTTTTTCAGAGTAGTAGAAGTATGTATGCCCTTCTTTTTATTTTCAAACTGAAGTAATATTAATTCTAAAACTTTAGCTTCTAAGAAAAGACGTTTTAATAATCCTGTTTTTTCATCCGAAAGAATTTCACTAATTATATTTTGAGTTTTATAGTCTAATTGATTTGAAAAATTTTCTTTGATATGTTCGATGGAGAAATTTTTGTAAATAGGAAAGGAAGCAGCTAATTGATGTTTTTTAATAAACTCATCAGACATTTTAATAATAATTTCACTAATCACTTTTTCTTTAGGGTAAGAAATATAACCATCTGATTTGTTGATAAAGGAAATACAGCTTTCCATCTCTTCTTGAATTAATTCAATTTCAGGTTTGGGAACGTAAATTTTCTTTTCTCCTTTTATGAGTAAAGAAAGCAAAAGAGAATCTCTTTCATAAAAGCCAGTAATTTTAGTTTCATGATTAAATTTTATTTCTCTTTTCCTAACCATCAAACCATCAAAACTCCAACAAATGACTTCACCAGAGCCAAAATTTTCCTTAACCCGAAAAAACTTTGTAGTTAAGCCACAGTGAATGTTGCTGTTAGTTAATTGTAGGATTTCATCTAAAACATGTTCGTTGCTACTATCAACTTCTATGTTTATGGTTTCCATGGTTCGTCTTTTTTTATCCCAAATACGTCATTTTTATCATCATCAATCTGAATAATTTTACATCCGAATAATAAATCAATTTATTATTTAAAATTATTCTAAATAATTTTGCAGTATACGGGGAACATTATACATTTGCTGCAAATTTAATATTAAATCAGTCTAAATAAAAATAAATGAAAAAAATTATACTTTTTTTTCTGCTGTGTTTATATAGTGTTGTAAATAATGCACAAATAAGCGGGAAGGTTGTAGACAACAACAATGTCTCTTTAGCGGGGGTTACTATAATAGTGAAGGAGACAGCCAAACAATTTGAAACAGATATAGATGGAAAGTTTTCAATTGAGGCAA
This genomic stretch from Tenacibaculum jejuense harbors:
- a CDS encoding helix-turn-helix transcriptional regulator, encoding METINIEVDSSNEHVLDEILQLTNSNIHCGLTTKFFRVKENFGSGEVICWSFDGLMVRKREIKFNHETKITGFYERDSLLLSLLIKGEKKIYVPKPEIELIQEEMESCISFINKSDGYISYPKEKVISEIIIKMSDEFIKKHQLAASFPIYKNFSIEHIKENFSNQLDYKTQNIISEILSDEKTGLLKRLFLEAKVLELILLQFENKKKGIHTSTTLKKIHLAKDLIINNLDTQFSVHELSKKIYLNEFLLKKEFKKNFGVTIFEFSLQQRMNEARKLLSNTTKPIYEIAELVGYKNPTHFSAAFKKMLSITPKSYRNKKF